ATATCGGTATTATTCGGTTTTTCTTGCTGAGATTCCTTTTGATCTTCTTCTTTAGTAACAGCTGGTTGACTTGATTGTGGTTGATTTGATTGTGATTGACTTGATTCGCCTGTAGTTTCAGCTTGATTTTGTGCAACGTCTTCTTTATTTGAAAAAATAAAATATAAATTTATAACGATCAATACAGCTACAACTGCAATTAATACATTTAATAGACGATCCAATTTTTTCCGTTTGACAGATCGATTTTCTCTTCTTTTACTTTCAGAACGTGTTAAATAATTACGATCTTGATTTGACATCGATTGAATCCCCCTAACGTTTATTAAATAAATTTTAACAGCAATCCATTTTAAAAAATATAGGTTCTTCAATTATTTAATTTGTTTTTTATATATTTAAACTAAATGAAAAAGTCGACAATATTTGTTACTTGTTGTCGACTTTTATCACGTATATATAATACAAATCACATTCGAAAGGCTATGTATTTTGTTAGCCGCTCTAGTGAATGAACAATTATTTAGCTGTTTTTATCGAAACGATACGAACTTCCATATCGCCACCAGGAGTTGTTAATCTAACTACATCGTCAACTTTATGTCCTAGTAAAGCTTTTGCAATTGGAGAGTCGTTTGAAATTTTACCTTCAAATGGATCTGCTTCTGCTGAACCAACAATTGTATATTCTTCTTCTTCTCCATCAGGTAGTTCGATAAATGTAACGGTTTTTCCTAATGTTACAATATCACTTTCACCTTCAGATTCTTCAATAATGATTGCATTACGAAGCATTGATTCAATTGCAGAAATGCGGCCTTCTACAAAACCTTGTTCTTCTTTTGCGGAATCATACTCCGAGTTTTCAGATAAGTCACCGAAGCTGCGTGCAATTTTAATACGCTCTACAACTTCTTTACGTTTTACTGTTATTAAATGTTCTAATTCTTCTTCTAGCTTTTGTTTCCCCGCTAAAGTCATTGGGTATTGTTTTTCATTTGCCAAAACACTTCACTCCTTAATTCCTAACATAAATAAACCAGTTCTATGCAATCGTTTTCTTTATAAATTGATTTTCATGTGCATAGTATAAAACCCGGTCATTAGAAAAGCATATGACATGAAAGCCCTTTATAGAAGGGCTTTTTGTTCACTTTTCTAATCACCGAATTTTGTTATTGGAATATCGTAATGTTACTTTATAAATGTTTGTTAACTACATGTAAATAATACCAATACTCACTCATCATATTATAGAATGGAAGTAGTTTCAAGAATTGTTTTAATTTTTGTAACCATAAGATCAATTGCTACTTCATTTTCCCCACCTTCAGGAATAATGATATCCGCATATCTTTTCGTTGGTTCAATAAATGTATTATGCATAGGGCGGACTGCTGTTATATATTGATCAATAACAGAATCAATTGTCCTACCACGTTCCTTAATATCTCGCTCAATTCGACGAATTATACGTAAATCTGGATCAGTATCTACAAATAATTTAATATCCATTAAATTTCGCAGGCGTGGATCTTCTAGAACTAAGATACCTTCAATAATAATTACATCTTTCGGATCAACAGGTATAACCTCGTTTGATCGAGTATGCTGAACATAATCATAAACAGGCTTATCAATAGATTTACGATCTAATAATGTATGGATATGTTCAATTAATAAGTCATTATCAAAAGCTAATGGATGATCATAATTTGTCTTTAAACGTTCGGAAAAAGACATATGACTTTGATCTTTATAGTAATAATCTTGTTCAATTACAACAACAGAGCTCTCTCGGAAAACCTCATAAATGGATTTTGTTACACTTGTTTTTCCTGAGCATGAGCCCCCTGCGATCCCTATAACTAGAGGGCGCTTATTTGACATTTACTTATTCTCCTTTCGCATCATGTTGTATTTGAACAATGGTCGTTCAACTTTAAACTTTACAATTTGTAATGGATGATTTGCTATCTCAATTTCATTTCCTTGGTCATCCCAAATAGTCCCAACTTCCATCTTAAATGATTCGATGTCTGGACCGAAAAATTCAATCGTATCACCAGTTTTAAAATAGTTACGTTGTTCTAATGTAACGATTTTTGTTTCTTGATCATAGTCAAGGACTAGGCCTGCAAAATCCCATTTCATCTTTGGAGCATTGAATCCAAACATTTGTTGCTTGTAGCTTGGTTCACCTTCAAAGAAACTAGATGCAGTTGCACGATTCGCACAACGATCTAATTCTTCTAACCATTCTTTTTTAATTTTGAAGTTTTCTGGATCTGCACAATATGCATCAATCACCTTACGATAGACAGAGATTACTGTCGCTACATAATGAATTGATTTCATTCGCCCTTCAACTTTTAAAGAGTCAATTCCAAGCTCAATCATATGTGGAATGGATTCAATTAGCTTTAAATCCTTTGGACTCATTGCAAATGGGGCATCGCCTTCTTTAAATAACGCTTTTTCTTCCCCATCAATATTTTCATATAAATCATAATCCCAACGACAAGATTGACAGCAGCCGCCACGATTTGAATCTCTTGCAGTCATATGGTTGGATAATACACAACGACCTGAATAAGCGATACACATAGCACCGTGAACAAATGCTTCGATTTCAATATCTACTT
Above is a genomic segment from Lysinibacillus sp. PLM2 containing:
- the udk gene encoding uridine kinase, giving the protein MSNKRPLVIGIAGGSCSGKTSVTKSIYEVFRESSVVVIEQDYYYKDQSHMSFSERLKTNYDHPLAFDNDLLIEHIHTLLDRKSIDKPVYDYVQHTRSNEVIPVDPKDVIIIEGILVLEDPRLRNLMDIKLFVDTDPDLRIIRRIERDIKERGRTIDSVIDQYITAVRPMHNTFIEPTKRYADIIIPEGGENEVAIDLMVTKIKTILETTSIL
- the yrrO gene encoding putative protease YrrO; amino-acid sequence: MLQLVENDKIRETVNGKRVITKKPELLAPAGSLEKLKIAVHYGADAVFIGGQEFGLRSNANNFTIEEMREGVEFAKKYGAVVYVTTNIFAHNENMDGLEEYLQGIEEVGVKGIIVADPLIIETCRRVAPKLEIHLSTQQSLSNWKAVKYWKEEGLHRVVLAREVGAEEMRKMKEEVDIEIEAFVHGAMCIAYSGRCVLSNHMTARDSNRGGCCQSCRWDYDLYENIDGEEKALFKEGDAPFAMSPKDLKLIESIPHMIELGIDSLKVEGRMKSIHYVATVISVYRKVIDAYCADPENFKIKKEWLEELDRCANRATASSFFEGEPSYKQQMFGFNAPKMKWDFAGLVLDYDQETKIVTLEQRNYFKTGDTIEFFGPDIESFKMEVGTIWDDQGNEIEIANHPLQIVKFKVERPLFKYNMMRKENK
- the greA gene encoding transcription elongation factor GreA — its product is MANEKQYPMTLAGKQKLEEELEHLITVKRKEVVERIKIARSFGDLSENSEYDSAKEEQGFVEGRISAIESMLRNAIIIEESEGESDIVTLGKTVTFIELPDGEEEEYTIVGSAEADPFEGKISNDSPIAKALLGHKVDDVVRLTTPGGDMEVRIVSIKTAK